In Drosophila teissieri strain GT53w chromosome 2R, Prin_Dtei_1.1, whole genome shotgun sequence, the following proteins share a genomic window:
- the LOC122613357 gene encoding mitochondrial import inner membrane translocase subunit TIM50-A isoform X4 codes for MNKILWFGYIGKNKTGFLSPCEKICQNAARKRVHSTAIWTIYRLGKPEEDDRGPIDDEFSRLPWFRQYLMRMWHTLKYYEKMMEEPQMAKLLPNIVPPPYIQSPYSLVLEIKDVLVHPDWTYQTGWRFKKRPGVDYFLQQCSRNFEIIIYTSEQGMTAFPLLDALDPYGYISYRLVRGATDLVEGQHTKNLDYLNRDLSRVIVIDCDPYTTPLHPDNSLVLTKWLGNDDDVQLFDLTAFLQLVADHQVADVREVLRYYRQFEDPIEQFKDNQRRLQEQNQESIQNLPACERQWTLTLLGRSQ; via the exons atgaataaaattttATGGTTTGGCTACATCGGGAAAAATAAGACCGGGTTTCTGAGTCCATGCGAGAAAATATGCCAAAATGCAGCTAGAAAAAGAGTACATAG TACAGCTATTTGGACCATCTACAGGCTGGGTAAGCCCGAGGAAGACGACCGGGGTCCTATAGATGATGAATTCAGCAGGCTTCCCTGGTTCCGCCAGTACTTAATGAGGATGTGGCACACACTTAAGTATTATGAAAAAATGATGGAAGAACCCCAGATGGCAAAGTTGCTACCAAACATTGTTCCACCGCCGTATATACAATCTCCCTATTCACTAGTCCTGGAAATCAAAGACGTCCTGGTGCACCCAGATTGGACTTATCAGACTGGGTGGCGGTTTAAAAAGCGGCCCGGTGTGGATTACTTTCTGCAGCAGTGCAGCcgaaattttgaaattatcatATATACTTCAGAGCAGGGTATGACCGCATTTCCCCTGCTAGATGCTTTGGATCCCTATGGCTACATAAGTTATCGGCTAGTAAGAGGTGCTACGGACTTGGTAGAGGGACAGCATACCAAGAACCTCGATTATCTTAACAGGGACCTGAGTCGAGTAATAGTTATTGATTGTGATCCGTATACCACTCCACTGCATCCTGATAATAGCTTGGTGCTCACAAAGTGGCTGGGGAACGATGATGATGTTCAGCTCTTTGATCTCACGGCTTTTCTGCAGTTGGTGGCCGACCACCAAGTGGCTGATGTAAGGGAAGTGCTGCGATACTATCGACAGTTCGAGGACCCCATTGAGCAGTTCAAGGATAACCAACGACGACTGCAGGAGCAGAATCAGGAAAGCATTCAGAATTTACCAGCTTGTGAACGTCAGTGGACCTTGACTTTATTGGGACGCTCCCAATGA
- the LOC122613357 gene encoding mitochondrial import inner membrane translocase subunit TIM50-A isoform X3, whose protein sequence is MNKILWFGYIGKNKTGFLSPCEKICQNAARKRVHSLFSTAIWTIYRLGKPEEDDRGPIDDEFSRLPWFRQYLMRMWHTLKYYEKMMEEPQMAKLLPNIVPPPYIQSPYSLVLEIKDVLVHPDWTYQTGWRFKKRPGVDYFLQQCSRNFEIIIYTSEQGMTAFPLLDALDPYGYISYRLVRGATDLVEGQHTKNLDYLNRDLSRVIVIDCDPYTTPLHPDNSLVLTKWLGNDDDVQLFDLTAFLQLVADHQVADVREVLRYYRQFEDPIEQFKDNQRRLQEQNQESIQNLPACERQWTLTLLGRSQ, encoded by the exons atgaataaaattttATGGTTTGGCTACATCGGGAAAAATAAGACCGGGTTTCTGAGTCCATGCGAGAAAATATGCCAAAATGCAGCTAGAAAAAGAGTACATAG TCTTTTCAGTACAGCTATTTGGACCATCTACAGGCTGGGTAAGCCCGAGGAAGACGACCGGGGTCCTATAGATGATGAATTCAGCAGGCTTCCCTGGTTCCGCCAGTACTTAATGAGGATGTGGCACACACTTAAGTATTATGAAAAAATGATGGAAGAACCCCAGATGGCAAAGTTGCTACCAAACATTGTTCCACCGCCGTATATACAATCTCCCTATTCACTAGTCCTGGAAATCAAAGACGTCCTGGTGCACCCAGATTGGACTTATCAGACTGGGTGGCGGTTTAAAAAGCGGCCCGGTGTGGATTACTTTCTGCAGCAGTGCAGCcgaaattttgaaattatcatATATACTTCAGAGCAGGGTATGACCGCATTTCCCCTGCTAGATGCTTTGGATCCCTATGGCTACATAAGTTATCGGCTAGTAAGAGGTGCTACGGACTTGGTAGAGGGACAGCATACCAAGAACCTCGATTATCTTAACAGGGACCTGAGTCGAGTAATAGTTATTGATTGTGATCCGTATACCACTCCACTGCATCCTGATAATAGCTTGGTGCTCACAAAGTGGCTGGGGAACGATGATGATGTTCAGCTCTTTGATCTCACGGCTTTTCTGCAGTTGGTGGCCGACCACCAAGTGGCTGATGTAAGGGAAGTGCTGCGATACTATCGACAGTTCGAGGACCCCATTGAGCAGTTCAAGGATAACCAACGACGACTGCAGGAGCAGAATCAGGAAAGCATTCAGAATTTACCAGCTTGTGAACGTCAGTGGACCTTGACTTTATTGGGACGCTCCCAATGA
- the LOC122613357 gene encoding mitochondrial import inner membrane translocase subunit TIM50-A isoform X2: protein MNKILWFGYIGKNKTGFLSPCEKICQNAARKRVHSIVLGSLFSTAIWTIYRLGKPEEDDRGPIDDEFSRLPWFRQYLMRMWHTLKYYEKMMEEPQMAKLLPNIVPPPYIQSPYSLVLEIKDVLVHPDWTYQTGWRFKKRPGVDYFLQQCSRNFEIIIYTSEQGMTAFPLLDALDPYGYISYRLVRGATDLVEGQHTKNLDYLNRDLSRVIVIDCDPYTTPLHPDNSLVLTKWLGNDDDVQLFDLTAFLQLVADHQVADVREVLRYYRQFEDPIEQFKDNQRRLQEQNQESIQNLPACERQWTLTLLGRSQ, encoded by the exons atgaataaaattttATGGTTTGGCTACATCGGGAAAAATAAGACCGGGTTTCTGAGTCCATGCGAGAAAATATGCCAAAATGCAGCTAGAAAAAGAGTACATAG TATTGTACTTGGAAGTCTTTTCAGTACAGCTATTTGGACCATCTACAGGCTGGGTAAGCCCGAGGAAGACGACCGGGGTCCTATAGATGATGAATTCAGCAGGCTTCCCTGGTTCCGCCAGTACTTAATGAGGATGTGGCACACACTTAAGTATTATGAAAAAATGATGGAAGAACCCCAGATGGCAAAGTTGCTACCAAACATTGTTCCACCGCCGTATATACAATCTCCCTATTCACTAGTCCTGGAAATCAAAGACGTCCTGGTGCACCCAGATTGGACTTATCAGACTGGGTGGCGGTTTAAAAAGCGGCCCGGTGTGGATTACTTTCTGCAGCAGTGCAGCcgaaattttgaaattatcatATATACTTCAGAGCAGGGTATGACCGCATTTCCCCTGCTAGATGCTTTGGATCCCTATGGCTACATAAGTTATCGGCTAGTAAGAGGTGCTACGGACTTGGTAGAGGGACAGCATACCAAGAACCTCGATTATCTTAACAGGGACCTGAGTCGAGTAATAGTTATTGATTGTGATCCGTATACCACTCCACTGCATCCTGATAATAGCTTGGTGCTCACAAAGTGGCTGGGGAACGATGATGATGTTCAGCTCTTTGATCTCACGGCTTTTCTGCAGTTGGTGGCCGACCACCAAGTGGCTGATGTAAGGGAAGTGCTGCGATACTATCGACAGTTCGAGGACCCCATTGAGCAGTTCAAGGATAACCAACGACGACTGCAGGAGCAGAATCAGGAAAGCATTCAGAATTTACCAGCTTGTGAACGTCAGTGGACCTTGACTTTATTGGGACGCTCCCAATGA
- the LOC122613357 gene encoding mitochondrial import inner membrane translocase subunit TIM50-A isoform X1 yields MNKILWFGYIGKNKTGFLSPCEKICQNAARKRVHRCDKTYSPPMLRRIKNFYTYSIVLGSLFSTAIWTIYRLGKPEEDDRGPIDDEFSRLPWFRQYLMRMWHTLKYYEKMMEEPQMAKLLPNIVPPPYIQSPYSLVLEIKDVLVHPDWTYQTGWRFKKRPGVDYFLQQCSRNFEIIIYTSEQGMTAFPLLDALDPYGYISYRLVRGATDLVEGQHTKNLDYLNRDLSRVIVIDCDPYTTPLHPDNSLVLTKWLGNDDDVQLFDLTAFLQLVADHQVADVREVLRYYRQFEDPIEQFKDNQRRLQEQNQESIQNLPACERQWTLTLLGRSQ; encoded by the coding sequence atgaataaaattttATGGTTTGGCTACATCGGGAAAAATAAGACCGGGTTTCTGAGTCCATGCGAGAAAATATGCCAAAATGCAGCTAGAAAAAGAGTACATAGGTGCGACAAAACCTATTCACCACCAATGTTGAGAAGAATCAAGAATTTCTATACCTACAGTATTGTACTTGGAAGTCTTTTCAGTACAGCTATTTGGACCATCTACAGGCTGGGTAAGCCCGAGGAAGACGACCGGGGTCCTATAGATGATGAATTCAGCAGGCTTCCCTGGTTCCGCCAGTACTTAATGAGGATGTGGCACACACTTAAGTATTATGAAAAAATGATGGAAGAACCCCAGATGGCAAAGTTGCTACCAAACATTGTTCCACCGCCGTATATACAATCTCCCTATTCACTAGTCCTGGAAATCAAAGACGTCCTGGTGCACCCAGATTGGACTTATCAGACTGGGTGGCGGTTTAAAAAGCGGCCCGGTGTGGATTACTTTCTGCAGCAGTGCAGCcgaaattttgaaattatcatATATACTTCAGAGCAGGGTATGACCGCATTTCCCCTGCTAGATGCTTTGGATCCCTATGGCTACATAAGTTATCGGCTAGTAAGAGGTGCTACGGACTTGGTAGAGGGACAGCATACCAAGAACCTCGATTATCTTAACAGGGACCTGAGTCGAGTAATAGTTATTGATTGTGATCCGTATACCACTCCACTGCATCCTGATAATAGCTTGGTGCTCACAAAGTGGCTGGGGAACGATGATGATGTTCAGCTCTTTGATCTCACGGCTTTTCTGCAGTTGGTGGCCGACCACCAAGTGGCTGATGTAAGGGAAGTGCTGCGATACTATCGACAGTTCGAGGACCCCATTGAGCAGTTCAAGGATAACCAACGACGACTGCAGGAGCAGAATCAGGAAAGCATTCAGAATTTACCAGCTTGTGAACGTCAGTGGACCTTGACTTTATTGGGACGCTCCCAATGA
- the LOC122613052 gene encoding LOW QUALITY PROTEIN: uncharacterized protein LOC122613052 (The sequence of the model RefSeq protein was modified relative to this genomic sequence to represent the inferred CDS: inserted 2 bases in 1 codon): protein MNERVWTRRKITNKRESGDNKAHAFKRLLAMRNNKFSKGKFSEDCKDELQVQIKKACKYKYPEADVEKLIQTKRKAGLKQNAAYRKIRLIIERDVAAGKDDVGKVQALEKEIQEIDEEHRLHIENSGQHRYPVISSLRVVHKPTIYPDELGVAPRGKSSFGKRSANPNQLKLEQYMRRKYKKSVVVSRSRLDEKLYDQEKVSSTTIHEIPIEKENKEGEAETEXKKGREEDLHLQKLNTFKIELDTTGLSTGLGKWAETHTEPHLKAQDTSGRGRLADKYKWKEKRVQPIN from the exons ATGAATGAGCGCGTATGGACAAGACGTAAGATCACAAATAAACGGGAGTCTGGTGACAATAAAGCTCATGCTTTTAAGCGATTATTGGCAATGCGGAACAACAAATTCAGCAAGGGCAAATTTTCCGAAGACTGCAAAGATGAGCTA CAGGTGCAGATTAAAAAGGCctgtaaatacaaataccctGAAGCTGATGTGGAGAAGCTTATTCAAACCAAAAGGAAAGCTGGTCTAAAGCAGAATGCCGCTTACAGAAAAATTCGTCTAATTATAGAGCGGGATGTGGCAGCGGGTAAAGACGATGTGGGAAAAGTGCAAGCGTTGGAAAAGGAAATCCAAGAGATCGATGAGGAACACAGACTCCATATCGAAAATTCTGGCCAGCATCGGTACCCCGTAATTAGTTCTTTGCGCGTGGTTCATAAGCCTACCATTTACCCGGACGAGTTAGGTGTGGCTCCCAGAGGCAAAAGTTCCTTTGGTAAGAGATCCGCGAATCCCAATCAACTTAAGTTAGAGCAGTATATGCgacgaaaatataaaaaaagtgTTGTCGTCAGTCGCAGTCGACTTGATGAAAAATTGTATGATCAGGAGAAGGTTTCTTCAACTACGATACACGAAATTCCtatcgaaaaagaaaataaggaGGGTGAGGCTGagacaga aaaaaaagggagagaGGAAGATCTCCATTTGCAAAAgttaaacacttttaaaattgaattggaTACGACAGGATTAA GCACAGGTCTCGGTAAATGGGCAGAAACACACACTGAGCCACACTTGAAAGCGCAGGACACGTCGGGTCGTGGCAGATTGGCTGACAAGTACAAGTGGAAGGAGAAAAGGGTCCAGCCAATAAACTAG